A portion of the Natronogracilivirga saccharolytica genome contains these proteins:
- a CDS encoding signal peptidase II encodes MNPVGKKLSVFGGAALIVLILDQLTKYWIRTSPELHQYTLIEGWLAFNFTKNPGMAMGIDWADTWVISLIAIAATIVILVYVWKTMKPAGTGYMVCMGMIIGGALGNIADRIFMARVGGYGGVLDGHVVDFIHFKLEIGNFAVFPYIFNVADSAITVAIVTLIVFYKKLIPEYQTGASPKENPVSGSPGNPQKEDERWGDEQAGSPDEIGPQAGDSQKGAEAPKRQNSPDR; translated from the coding sequence TTGAACCCCGTCGGGAAGAAGCTCTCGGTATTCGGCGGTGCAGCACTGATTGTCCTGATACTGGATCAGCTTACCAAGTATTGGATCCGCACCAGCCCCGAATTGCATCAGTACACACTGATCGAGGGGTGGCTTGCGTTCAATTTCACCAAGAATCCCGGCATGGCAATGGGCATTGACTGGGCCGATACCTGGGTCATCAGCCTCATCGCCATTGCGGCGACCATTGTGATTCTGGTCTACGTCTGGAAAACCATGAAGCCGGCCGGAACCGGCTATATGGTCTGCATGGGGATGATCATCGGCGGCGCGCTCGGGAATATCGCCGACCGCATTTTCATGGCCCGCGTGGGAGGCTACGGCGGCGTTCTGGACGGACACGTGGTGGATTTCATACATTTCAAGCTTGAAATCGGCAATTTTGCCGTTTTTCCTTACATCTTCAATGTGGCGGACAGCGCCATAACTGTCGCCATCGTGACGCTGATTGTTTTCTATAAAAAACTGATCCCCGAATACCAGACCGGGGCTTCCCCGAAAGAGAATCCTGTAAGCGGTAGTCCGGGCAATCCGCAAAAAGAGGATGAACGATGGGGGGATGAGCAGGCAGGTTCTCCTGATGAGATCGGCCCACAAGCCGGGGACTCACAAAAGGGAGCAGAAGCTCCAAAGCGGCAGAACTCACCGGATCGCTAA
- a CDS encoding low molecular weight protein-tyrosine-phosphatase translates to MQTETTLTLREITSENPLKICFVCLGNICRSPTAEGVFQYLVNREGLQSYVEIDSAGTGAYHVGEPANSKSRMIAEKNGVKLNSRARKFEYSDFEYFDLVIAMDKENLRDLKNLDRKKQFHNNIYLMRDFDPFPEDGQVPDPYYGGINGFELVFEVVMRSSEHLLGQIKPFIKD, encoded by the coding sequence ATGCAAACGGAAACCACATTGACGTTACGGGAAATAACCAGTGAAAACCCGCTGAAAATCTGCTTTGTCTGCCTCGGCAACATTTGCCGGAGTCCGACAGCAGAAGGGGTTTTTCAGTATCTTGTCAATCGCGAGGGGCTTCAGTCTTATGTCGAAATTGATTCGGCCGGTACCGGGGCCTACCATGTCGGCGAGCCGGCAAACAGCAAAAGCCGCATGATCGCGGAAAAAAACGGCGTCAAGCTCAACTCACGGGCCAGAAAGTTCGAATACTCCGATTTTGAGTATTTTGATCTTGTGATTGCCATGGACAAGGAAAACCTGCGGGACCTGAAGAACCTGGACCGCAAAAAGCAGTTCCATAACAACATTTACCTGATGCGCGATTTTGATCCGTTTCCGGAAGACGGCCAGGTGCCGGACCCTTATTACGGCGGCATCAATGGATTCGAACTGGTATTTGAGGTTGTAATGCGCAGCAGTGAACACCTGCTCGGGCAAATCAAACCATTCATTAAGGACTGA
- a CDS encoding bifunctional 3,4-dihydroxy-2-butanone-4-phosphate synthase/GTP cyclohydrolase II → MSSESPFEFNTIESAIEDIRAGKMVIVVDDEDRENEGDFVMAAEKVTPESINQMVTYGRGLVCVPLTRQRAYELNLEPMVVNNTDSMETAFTVSVDHRPDTTTGISASDRAKTIQALVNADASPTDFRRPGHIFPLISREGGVLRRAGHTEAAIDLAKLAGCKPAGVICEIMNDDGTMARLDDLIEVARRFDMKLITINDLISYRMKHESLVREAINISMPTIYGDFRLHAFEEKLTGAVHLALAKGSWEEDDPILVRVHSLCMTGDVFGSKRCDCGEQLHTALRMVEEEGAGVVLYMNQEGRGIGLINKLHAYKLQEEGMDTIEANEALGFKSDLRDYGVGAQMLRSLGVSKMRLMTNNPAKRVGLVGYGLEIVERVPIETESFPENLKYLRTKRDKMGHDLQNIDPHDQLDMLKSILH, encoded by the coding sequence ATGTCCAGCGAAAGCCCATTTGAATTCAACACCATTGAATCGGCCATAGAAGATATCCGCGCCGGTAAAATGGTAATTGTGGTTGACGACGAAGATCGCGAAAACGAAGGCGATTTTGTGATGGCGGCCGAGAAGGTGACGCCGGAATCCATCAATCAGATGGTAACCTACGGGCGCGGTCTGGTATGCGTTCCGCTCACCCGGCAGCGTGCCTATGAGCTGAACCTCGAACCCATGGTGGTCAACAACACCGATTCGATGGAAACCGCATTCACTGTTTCGGTGGATCACCGGCCTGACACCACTACCGGCATTTCGGCTTCCGACCGGGCCAAAACCATTCAGGCACTTGTGAATGCCGACGCCAGTCCGACCGATTTCCGGCGGCCCGGACACATATTTCCGCTTATCAGCCGCGAAGGCGGGGTGCTTCGCCGCGCCGGACATACCGAGGCGGCCATCGACCTCGCGAAACTGGCCGGATGCAAGCCTGCCGGCGTCATCTGTGAAATCATGAACGATGACGGCACAATGGCACGGCTGGATGATCTTATCGAGGTAGCCCGGCGATTCGATATGAAACTGATCACCATCAATGACCTGATCAGTTACCGGATGAAGCACGAAAGCCTGGTCCGGGAGGCGATCAATATTTCAATGCCCACCATTTACGGCGATTTCCGGCTGCATGCGTTTGAAGAAAAGCTGACCGGAGCCGTGCACCTTGCCCTTGCAAAGGGATCATGGGAAGAGGATGACCCCATTCTCGTGCGCGTTCACTCGCTTTGCATGACCGGCGATGTCTTCGGATCAAAACGCTGCGACTGCGGGGAACAGCTGCACACGGCACTGCGGATGGTCGAAGAAGAAGGCGCCGGCGTTGTGCTTTACATGAATCAGGAAGGCCGCGGCATCGGACTGATCAACAAACTGCACGCCTACAAGCTCCAGGAAGAAGGGATGGACACCATCGAGGCGAACGAAGCCCTCGGTTTCAAATCCGATCTGCGCGATTACGGAGTCGGCGCCCAGATGCTGCGCTCACTTGGTGTCAGCAAAATGCGGCTGATGACAAACAATCCCGCAAAACGGGTCGGACTGGTTGGATACGGACTTGAGATAGTGGAGCGGGTTCCCATCGAAACTGAAAGCTTCCCCGAAAACCTGAAATACCTGCGGACAAAGCGCGACAAAATGGGGCACGATCTTCAGAATATTGATCCGCATGACCAGCTGGACATGCTCAAAAGCATTCTTCACTGA
- a CDS encoding TraR/DksA family transcriptional regulator, translating into MSKETNESGERVSPYSDEELEYFRGIILKKRKEAEQDLNILMDALKESTENSSDESAYSFHMADAGTDAQEREKTYMLYNRTRKFIKYLDDAIERINNKTYGVCKVTGKKISKGRLEAVPHTQISIEAKLKRR; encoded by the coding sequence ATGAGCAAGGAAACCAACGAAAGCGGGGAGCGCGTATCCCCATACAGCGATGAGGAACTGGAGTACTTTCGCGGTATCATTTTGAAAAAACGCAAGGAAGCCGAGCAGGATCTGAACATTCTGATGGATGCACTCAAGGAGAGCACCGAGAATTCGTCGGATGAGTCGGCTTATTCGTTTCATATGGCTGATGCCGGCACGGATGCCCAGGAGAGAGAGAAGACCTACATGCTGTACAACCGCACCAGGAAGTTCATCAAATATCTTGATGATGCCATCGAGCGCATCAACAACAAGACCTATGGTGTCTGCAAGGTGACCGGCAAGAAAATTTCGAAAGGGCGCCTCGAAGCGGTACCCCATACCCAGATCAGCATCGAAGCCAAACTTAAAAGGCGATAA
- the yajC gene encoding preprotein translocase subunit YajC, with amino-acid sequence MDTLLFFFAADPEGGGGGFTSLIFLAAIFLVFYLFIIRPQSKKQKEIQKKVSEMKKGDKVVTSGGVVGIVSSIEDDSIMMEIDKDVKIKLLKNAIVDVNPQK; translated from the coding sequence ATGGACACATTACTTTTTTTCTTTGCCGCTGATCCCGAAGGTGGCGGCGGCGGCTTCACCAGCCTCATCTTTCTTGCCGCTATTTTTCTGGTATTCTACCTGTTTATCATTCGCCCCCAGTCCAAAAAGCAGAAAGAGATTCAGAAAAAAGTTTCGGAAATGAAAAAGGGCGACAAAGTTGTTACATCAGGAGGCGTCGTTGGAATCGTATCTTCCATCGAAGACGACTCAATCATGATGGAGATCGACAAGGACGTCAAAATCAAGCTGCTCAAGAATGCCATTGTGGATGTGAATCCGCAAAAATAA
- a CDS encoding fructosamine kinase family protein, which yields MKIAQTVDHYFNEQFGSGVSGVAAVGGGCINDTYRVTLGDGSDFFVKENRISLLDMFEKEARGLRLLSEAANGIQIPEVHGILKDEESGQAWLVLSFIREASKSSIFDDNFGRALAGMHQNSSSQYGLDHNNYIGRLPQINDWRDDWVSFFIDCRIEPQVKMAREKGHFSGQTGNCLERLYKMLPDIMPEAPPSLLHGDLWGGNYLCDDQDRPVLIDPAVYYGHPEAELAFTRLFGGFGPDFYKSYEEVSPLSPGFSERVDIYNLYPLLVHVNLFGGSYVSQTEAIIRRF from the coding sequence ATGAAGATCGCACAGACAGTTGACCATTATTTCAATGAACAATTCGGAAGCGGCGTTTCCGGCGTGGCGGCTGTCGGCGGCGGCTGTATCAACGACACTTACCGGGTCACACTCGGAGACGGATCGGATTTCTTCGTCAAGGAGAATCGCATCAGTCTGCTTGATATGTTTGAAAAGGAGGCCCGCGGCCTCAGGCTGCTGTCTGAAGCTGCCAACGGCATTCAGATACCGGAAGTCCACGGCATTTTGAAAGACGAAGAATCCGGACAAGCCTGGCTCGTTCTCTCATTCATCAGGGAAGCATCCAAAAGCAGCATCTTTGATGACAATTTTGGCCGTGCACTGGCCGGAATGCACCAGAACTCATCCTCACAGTACGGACTCGACCACAATAATTACATTGGACGGCTTCCGCAAATAAATGACTGGCGCGATGACTGGGTTTCCTTTTTCATTGACTGCAGGATTGAACCGCAAGTAAAGATGGCACGTGAAAAAGGACATTTCTCAGGCCAGACCGGCAATTGCCTGGAGCGGCTTTACAAAATGCTGCCTGACATTATGCCAGAAGCGCCGCCATCACTCCTGCATGGCGATCTGTGGGGAGGAAACTATCTGTGCGATGACCAGGACCGTCCCGTGCTGATTGATCCTGCCGTGTATTACGGTCACCCCGAAGCTGAGCTTGCCTTCACAAGGCTTTTCGGAGGATTCGGCCCCGATTTCTACAAGAGCTACGAAGAAGTATCCCCCCTCTCTCCCGGTTTTTCAGAGCGTGTGGATATCTACAATCTGTATCCTCTTCTCGTCCATGTAAATCTGTTCGGCGGTTCCTACGTCTCACAGACCGAAGCAATTATCCGCCGGTTCTGA
- a CDS encoding tetratricopeptide repeat protein translates to MPNRGLARLLLFSLFFPALTAVSGCEGEYSEDRMQQEIEQKRSDFQEKTEDKRGSDAYLDAARDMVDRYHEFAEHHPDNPESADYVYRAAMIQTEALGDFDGALESLQQLVDTWPEHERAPFALFLIGYTASQYMHDYDRAEEAYEQFLDKYPDHEMAESIAYEKEHLGRSPFEYDFWDNIE, encoded by the coding sequence ATGCCAAACCGCGGATTAGCCCGATTATTACTTTTCAGCTTGTTTTTTCCGGCACTGACGGCAGTTTCCGGCTGTGAAGGCGAGTACAGCGAAGACCGCATGCAACAGGAAATCGAGCAAAAGCGGTCTGATTTCCAGGAAAAAACGGAAGATAAAAGGGGATCGGATGCATATCTGGATGCGGCCCGTGATATGGTGGATCGTTATCACGAATTTGCAGAGCACCATCCCGACAACCCCGAAAGTGCGGACTATGTCTACCGGGCTGCCATGATACAAACCGAGGCCCTGGGAGATTTTGACGGGGCGCTGGAATCGCTGCAGCAGCTTGTGGACACCTGGCCTGAGCATGAACGCGCTCCGTTTGCACTTTTCCTCATCGGCTACACTGCATCACAGTACATGCATGACTACGACAGGGCCGAAGAGGCTTACGAACAGTTTCTGGACAAATATCCGGATCACGAAATGGCCGAGTCCATTGCCTATGAAAAAGAGCACCTGGGCCGCAGTCCCTTTGAGTATGATTTTTGGGACAACATTGAATAA
- the ileS gene encoding isoleucine--tRNA ligase, with protein sequence MSKKFKEVKQLQYPKAELEVLEWWKANDVFNRSVSTRKDGIPFTFYEGPPTANGKPGIHHVLSRTVKDLFCRYKTLKGCKVDRKGGWDTHGLPVEIEVEKELKLQGREQVEEYGIAEYNAKCRESVLRYKGDWDHLTNRMGYWVDLDNPYVTFDNDYIESVWWALRKMFDKGLIYKGYKIQWYSPGSGTVLSSHEVSLGYEEVQDPSIYVTFPVDGEENTHVMAWTTTPWTLISNMVLAVHPEFDYVKARVEHDGREAYYYIAKELAGKVLGDGYEVVEELKGADLVGRTYEPMFGYALKKISRNQAWRIVPADYVTLEEGTGIVHIAPAFGADDYEVCKKEGIPMFNPVSRDGRFEDIIDDFAGQWFKDADKGIARDIKERGRMFRHETYVHNYPHDWRKGTPLMSYPVESWFIKTTEIRDRMVELNKKINWKPPGTGTGRFGVWLENNVDWAISRQRYWGTPLPIWVNENNPEEVEVIGSIGELREKGGIDEDTELDLHRPYIDEITWKAKDGGTMRRIPDLLDVWFDSGAMPFAQRHYPFENKSEFKENFPADFIAEGVDQTRGWFYTLHAIATILFDSPAYHNVVSNGLVLDAKGEKMSKSKGNTVDPFDTISKYGADTTRWYMMSNSSPWDNLKFSEEGLQETQRKFFNTLVSTYSFMAMYANIDKWTYSGVPIPYSERSEIDRWIISRQFTTIKKVDTFMDDYEPTRAVREIERFADDLSNWYVRRSRRRFWREGKSLDKTAAYQTLYECLVNLAKIASPVAPFITEWLYRNLNTVTEFEEDSVHLTFYPAVEETAIDRDLEYRMSMARTITSIVLRIRNQIRINVRQPLRRVIVPANNTEERLAIDSVKGIILDEVNVKEIEYVNDDSGIVQKSAKPNFPVLGKKLGKRMKPVAAAVQKLTTKDISEFEEKGEWVVDLEDGDPITLKKEDITITRHGLEGWSVETEAGVTVALDTELDEELMREGLAREIVNRVQNMRKEANFELTDRIEVYLDGDDEVQASVDSMKEYVKSETLAEEISYGPAGESDFTKQWEIDGRNCTIAIQRNTNY encoded by the coding sequence ATGAGTAAGAAATTCAAGGAAGTAAAACAGTTACAATATCCCAAAGCAGAACTCGAAGTTCTGGAGTGGTGGAAGGCGAATGATGTATTCAATCGCAGCGTATCCACCCGCAAGGATGGCATCCCCTTCACCTTTTATGAGGGTCCGCCTACGGCCAACGGCAAGCCGGGCATCCATCATGTGCTGTCCCGGACGGTCAAGGATCTTTTCTGCCGGTACAAGACATTGAAAGGGTGCAAGGTCGACCGCAAAGGCGGCTGGGACACCCACGGTCTGCCGGTTGAAATTGAAGTTGAGAAGGAGCTCAAGCTTCAGGGCCGGGAGCAGGTTGAGGAGTACGGCATCGCCGAATACAATGCCAAATGCCGAGAAAGTGTCCTCCGCTACAAGGGCGACTGGGACCACCTGACCAACCGCATGGGCTACTGGGTGGATCTGGACAATCCCTATGTCACATTCGACAATGACTACATCGAATCGGTATGGTGGGCGCTCAGGAAGATGTTTGACAAGGGCCTGATCTACAAAGGCTATAAAATCCAGTGGTATTCCCCCGGCAGCGGAACCGTGCTCAGCTCCCACGAAGTGAGTCTCGGCTACGAAGAGGTTCAGGACCCGTCCATCTACGTCACATTTCCAGTCGACGGCGAGGAGAACACCCATGTAATGGCCTGGACAACCACGCCATGGACACTCATATCCAACATGGTGCTGGCCGTTCATCCGGAATTTGACTATGTAAAAGCCCGGGTCGAGCATGACGGCCGGGAGGCATATTACTATATTGCCAAAGAGCTGGCCGGCAAGGTGCTTGGAGACGGCTACGAAGTGGTTGAGGAACTTAAGGGCGCCGATCTGGTGGGACGCACCTACGAGCCGATGTTCGGTTACGCGCTGAAGAAGATCTCAAGAAATCAGGCCTGGCGGATTGTTCCTGCTGATTATGTCACACTGGAAGAGGGTACCGGAATTGTGCACATCGCCCCGGCATTCGGTGCCGATGACTATGAAGTGTGCAAGAAAGAAGGCATTCCCATGTTCAATCCGGTCAGCCGGGACGGGCGCTTTGAAGATATTATCGATGATTTTGCAGGCCAGTGGTTCAAGGATGCCGACAAGGGCATTGCCCGGGACATAAAGGAGCGGGGCCGGATGTTCCGCCACGAGACCTACGTGCACAACTATCCGCACGACTGGCGCAAGGGTACGCCGCTGATGTCCTATCCCGTCGAATCCTGGTTCATAAAAACCACGGAAATCCGCGACCGGATGGTGGAACTTAACAAGAAAATCAACTGGAAACCTCCGGGGACCGGAACCGGGCGTTTCGGAGTCTGGCTCGAGAACAATGTCGACTGGGCGATTTCGCGCCAGCGATACTGGGGTACCCCGCTGCCGATCTGGGTAAACGAAAACAACCCCGAAGAGGTCGAAGTTATCGGAAGTATCGGGGAACTTCGCGAAAAAGGCGGCATTGATGAGGATACCGAACTGGATCTTCACCGCCCGTATATCGATGAAATTACCTGGAAGGCCAAAGACGGCGGTACCATGCGGCGTATTCCGGACCTGCTGGATGTGTGGTTTGATTCCGGTGCGATGCCATTTGCGCAGCGTCACTATCCCTTTGAAAACAAGTCGGAGTTCAAGGAGAATTTCCCGGCCGACTTCATCGCCGAAGGCGTGGATCAGACCCGCGGATGGTTTTACACCCTGCACGCCATAGCAACGATCCTTTTTGATTCGCCGGCTTATCACAACGTGGTTTCCAACGGACTTGTACTGGATGCCAAAGGCGAAAAAATGAGCAAGTCGAAGGGGAATACGGTCGACCCGTTTGACACGATCAGCAAGTACGGTGCCGACACGACCCGCTGGTACATGATGAGCAATTCATCGCCGTGGGACAATCTGAAGTTCAGTGAGGAGGGGCTTCAGGAGACCCAGCGCAAGTTTTTCAACACGCTGGTCAGCACCTACTCCTTCATGGCCATGTATGCCAACATCGACAAGTGGACCTATTCCGGCGTGCCGATTCCCTATTCCGAGCGCAGCGAGATCGACCGCTGGATCATTTCCCGGCAGTTTACCACCATCAAGAAGGTGGATACGTTCATGGATGACTACGAACCGACCCGCGCCGTGCGTGAAATCGAGCGGTTCGCTGACGATCTGAGCAACTGGTATGTCCGCCGTAGCCGGCGCCGTTTCTGGCGGGAAGGCAAGAGCCTGGACAAGACGGCCGCCTATCAGACGCTGTACGAATGCCTGGTAAATCTGGCAAAAATCGCCAGTCCGGTTGCACCGTTCATCACAGAATGGCTCTACCGCAACCTCAACACCGTCACGGAGTTTGAGGAGGATTCGGTCCATCTGACGTTCTATCCGGCGGTTGAGGAGACTGCGATTGACCGGGACCTGGAGTACCGGATGAGCATGGCCCGCACCATCACTTCGATCGTATTGCGGATTCGCAACCAGATCCGGATCAATGTCCGGCAGCCGCTGCGCCGCGTGATCGTTCCGGCCAATAATACCGAAGAGCGTTTGGCAATTGATTCCGTAAAAGGTATTATATTAGATGAAGTGAACGTTAAGGAGATTGAATATGTAAATGACGATTCCGGCATCGTACAGAAAAGTGCCAAGCCCAACTTCCCGGTTCTCGGCAAAAAGCTTGGAAAGCGGATGAAGCCGGTGGCGGCAGCCGTACAGAAACTGACAACAAAAGACATATCGGAATTTGAAGAAAAGGGTGAGTGGGTAGTAGACCTTGAAGATGGCGATCCCATAACCCTGAAAAAGGAAGACATCACGATTACCCGGCACGGACTGGAAGGCTGGTCTGTCGAGACGGAAGCAGGAGTTACGGTAGCGCTTGACACCGAGCTGGATGAAGAACTCATGCGGGAAGGGCTTGCCAGGGAAATTGTAAACCGTGTCCAGAACATGCGGAAGGAGGCCAATTTTGAACTTACCGATCGCATAGAAGTATATCTGGATGGTGATGATGAGGTTCAGGCCTCGGTTGATTCCATGAAAGAGTATGTAAAAAGCGAGACACTGGCAGAAGAGATCAGTTATGGACCTGCCGGTGAATCTGATTTCACCAAGCAGTGGGAAATAGACGGCAGAAACTGTACCATTGCTATTCAACGTAACACCAACTATTAA
- a CDS encoding iron-sulfur cluster assembly scaffold protein yields the protein MSRKDTEKTSLLIDHFRNQRCRGTVDTPDLQHEVVNRRCGDRLSFSARLKNDRVDELKFEGEGCFYCLASASIACSELSGMQLPDAVRKTAQIRAWLGGDERQAPDSLEAELTSLGEIKAYPMRIGCVDLAWKGLETLLASGTEDGSGS from the coding sequence ATGTCACGGAAAGACACGGAAAAAACGTCCCTGCTTATTGATCATTTCCGCAACCAGCGGTGCCGCGGTACGGTCGACACACCTGATCTGCAGCATGAAGTGGTGAACCGGAGGTGCGGCGACCGGCTGTCCTTTTCTGCCAGACTGAAAAATGACAGGGTTGACGAGTTGAAATTCGAAGGGGAGGGGTGTTTCTACTGCCTCGCATCGGCATCGATTGCCTGCAGTGAATTATCGGGGATGCAACTGCCGGATGCTGTCCGCAAAACAGCACAAATCAGGGCCTGGCTTGGCGGGGACGAGCGTCAGGCACCGGACTCTTTGGAAGCGGAACTGACCTCACTCGGGGAAATCAAGGCCTATCCGATGCGCATCGGATGTGTCGATCTGGCCTGGAAGGGACTGGAGACATTGCTGGCCTCGGGTACGGAAGACGGGTCCGGCAGCTGA
- a CDS encoding tetratricopeptide repeat protein: MSILIRFLPYHLLSAFLIAVLVAGCSSSEPAANGAEETPRPSAAGVHSDVLTEVEAAARKDFIRGITAKELEDYEKAEEHLTRAQSILYQSPGVNHALAGLYYKMDDYVNGLYYARRAVDQEPENKWYRLKLVDGYRSQGNHEDVIQQLDSILVYHPSDLDVLYIKAQVQSVKGDYEGSNKTYQRILDLTGPDRSIYYQRISNFTRLEDTGGIIDELNKVLETNQGNMNTLMMLSQLYLEEDKLDEARVTLEKALDRNPRHPEALINLADIYIRQEKWDRAGELLGGLIRDNDVDTSDKLEIVQYVISRYASDPENDALKDTTEDLVAALLESESENGMIHAMAAEFFNLADEPGEAIHHLRETTRLLPENDAAWRQLVQTYYIDGDYQAAISTGKEADEFVPDDPFILFFVGGSYFLEEEKEEAADWLKKASGMPARSEFRSIILGTLGDVYASLENWDRADEAYEEAISLDSDNDTALNNYAYYLSERGKRLQQAKEMATRALELNPDNAAFLDTMGWVYYKLGDYEKAHEYIRASIDTGEASAEVLEHMGDVYDKLGEPDRAHYWWQKALEEDESRDYLHERLP; the protein is encoded by the coding sequence ATGTCCATTTTAATACGCTTTCTTCCTTATCATCTGCTCTCCGCATTCCTGATTGCCGTGTTAGTTGCGGGCTGTTCAAGCAGTGAGCCGGCGGCAAACGGTGCAGAAGAGACGCCACGGCCCTCCGCCGCTGGCGTACACAGTGATGTTTTAACGGAAGTGGAAGCAGCAGCAAGAAAAGATTTTATTCGCGGCATTACGGCCAAGGAACTTGAAGATTACGAGAAAGCCGAGGAGCATCTGACCAGGGCGCAATCGATCCTGTACCAGAGTCCGGGTGTGAATCATGCGCTGGCCGGACTTTATTACAAAATGGACGATTATGTCAACGGCCTTTATTACGCCCGGCGCGCGGTCGACCAGGAACCGGAAAACAAATGGTACCGGCTCAAACTGGTAGACGGTTACCGCTCGCAGGGAAACCACGAGGATGTCATACAGCAGCTCGACTCCATCCTGGTTTATCACCCATCCGACCTGGATGTGCTTTACATCAAAGCGCAGGTACAATCCGTAAAAGGGGATTACGAAGGCTCAAACAAAACCTATCAGCGCATTCTCGATCTTACCGGCCCGGACCGTTCCATTTACTATCAGCGCATCAGCAACTTCACCAGGCTGGAAGACACCGGGGGCATCATTGATGAACTCAACAAGGTGCTGGAAACAAACCAGGGCAACATGAATACACTCATGATGCTCAGCCAGCTCTACCTTGAAGAAGACAAGCTGGATGAGGCGCGTGTGACCCTCGAAAAAGCGCTGGACCGCAACCCAAGACATCCGGAAGCCCTTATCAACCTGGCTGACATATACATCAGGCAGGAAAAATGGGACAGGGCCGGCGAGCTTCTTGGCGGACTCATTCGTGATAATGACGTTGACACCTCCGACAAACTGGAAATTGTGCAGTATGTTATCAGCCGGTATGCCAGTGACCCTGAAAACGATGCTTTAAAAGATACAACAGAGGACCTGGTCGCTGCCCTGCTTGAGTCCGAATCTGAAAACGGCATGATTCATGCCATGGCCGCTGAGTTCTTTAACCTGGCTGATGAACCCGGGGAAGCCATACACCACCTCCGGGAAACTACACGTCTGCTGCCCGAGAATGATGCCGCCTGGCGGCAGCTGGTCCAGACATATTATATTGACGGCGATTACCAGGCAGCCATCTCAACCGGAAAGGAAGCTGATGAGTTTGTGCCCGATGATCCGTTCATCCTCTTTTTCGTCGGCGGATCCTACTTTCTGGAAGAAGAAAAAGAGGAGGCCGCAGACTGGCTGAAAAAAGCATCCGGGATGCCGGCCCGGTCCGAATTCCGGTCAATCATCCTGGGTACACTGGGCGATGTTTACGCATCGCTTGAAAACTGGGACCGCGCCGACGAGGCCTATGAGGAAGCCATATCGCTGGACTCTGACAACGATACAGCACTCAACAACTACGCTTACTATTTGTCGGAGCGCGGCAAGCGGCTGCAGCAGGCCAAAGAGATGGCCACCCGGGCACTCGAACTGAATCCCGACAATGCCGCCTTCCTCGACACCATGGGCTGGGTTTACTACAAGCTCGGTGACTATGAAAAAGCTCATGAATACATCAGGGCTTCCATCGATACCGGAGAGGCCAGTGCCGAAGTTCTGGAACATATGGGCGACGTATATGACAAGCTGGGCGAACCAGACCGTGCTCATTACTGGTGGCAAAAAGCGCTGGAGGAAGACGAATCGCGCGACTATCTCCACGAACGACTGCCTTGA